A single genomic interval of Microbacterium sp. BLY harbors:
- a CDS encoding Lrp/AsnC family transcriptional regulator, with translation MDFDAELIRALQEDGRASIRSLAERVGQSRAVVAARLRTLLSDRTVRVVAAVDPVFLGQHVLAHVSIRTDGAVEVVAEQLRDMSETVLVSAVGGAHDIVTEVRVGSMSELHDLLARIRGSAGVLDINTIIYSTVIKGFFVSEYHGGVTLDGIDEALVEHLQSDGRMSFRALGEEVRLSPSAVATRVQRLIDGGVIKISAVEARGLAHRQLSMGVGMTLGDDDEAVIDELRRGRGVDFAARTLGRFDAVATLVEPSAGALYASLERLRALPGVTRIEAWLHLAVLKEDYARTLRPLRTD, from the coding sequence ATGGACTTCGACGCCGAACTCATCCGGGCGCTGCAGGAGGACGGGCGCGCGAGCATCCGCTCCCTGGCCGAGCGCGTGGGGCAGTCCCGCGCCGTCGTCGCCGCCCGGCTCCGCACCCTGCTCAGCGATCGCACCGTGCGGGTGGTCGCCGCCGTCGACCCCGTCTTCCTCGGCCAGCACGTCCTCGCGCACGTGTCGATCCGCACCGACGGCGCCGTCGAGGTCGTGGCCGAGCAGCTGCGCGACATGTCCGAGACCGTGCTCGTGTCGGCGGTCGGCGGCGCCCACGACATCGTCACGGAGGTGCGCGTCGGCTCCATGTCGGAGCTGCACGACCTGCTCGCCCGCATCCGCGGGAGCGCCGGCGTGCTCGACATCAACACCATCATCTATTCGACGGTCATCAAGGGCTTCTTCGTCTCGGAGTACCACGGCGGCGTGACGCTCGACGGCATCGACGAGGCCCTCGTCGAGCACCTGCAGTCCGACGGACGGATGAGCTTCCGCGCGCTCGGTGAGGAGGTGCGGCTCTCTCCCAGCGCCGTCGCCACGCGCGTGCAGCGGCTCATCGACGGCGGAGTCATCAAGATCAGCGCGGTGGAAGCCCGGGGGCTCGCCCACCGGCAGCTCTCGATGGGCGTGGGCATGACGCTCGGCGACGACGACGAGGCGGTGATCGATGAGCTGCGACGGGGGCGCGGCGTCGACTTCGCGGCTCGGACGCTCGGGCGCTTCGACGCCGTCGCGACACTCGTGGAGCCTTCCGCCGGAGCCCTGTACGCGAGCCTCGAGCGTCTGCGCGCTCTCCCGGGCGTGACCCGCATCGAGGCGTGGTTGCATCTCGCGGTCCTCAAGGAGGACTACGCCCGCACCCTCCGCCCCCTCCGCACCGACTGA
- a CDS encoding serine hydrolase, whose translation MVNGAPGSAWASVRAVPGGDEELRLLGTPAHDDLTPLTAAHLFDLASLTKVFTAIAALRLVDAGAIDLDEPVGCVIAVGSGDGAERITLRHLLTHTSGLPAEGREWREGVQGEELRARVRRRALGAAPGARHLYSDVGYIAAGDFLERVSGRPLAALWAEVAAGIGAASLTVAPERERAVATETQPHRGNVRGEVHDELAHALGRPAGHAGLFGTVDDVAALARFLRDEGDGPQRRVLLRESFRGMTTPSVRADAGYGQAIGLRVRDAAWMGDLDAVGHTGFTGTCFAVVPATGAYGVLLLNRVHPTREDADVAAVRRTFLSPLTP comes from the coding sequence ATGGTGAACGGCGCGCCCGGCTCGGCCTGGGCGTCGGTGCGGGCGGTGCCGGGAGGGGACGAGGAGCTGCGGCTTCTCGGCACGCCCGCGCACGACGACCTGACGCCGCTGACCGCCGCGCATCTGTTCGATCTCGCGTCGCTGACGAAGGTCTTCACCGCGATCGCCGCCCTGCGGCTCGTCGACGCCGGCGCGATCGACCTCGATGAGCCGGTGGGCTGCGTCATCGCGGTGGGCAGCGGGGACGGCGCGGAGCGCATCACCCTCCGGCACCTGCTCACCCACACCTCCGGGCTGCCGGCCGAAGGGCGGGAGTGGCGAGAGGGCGTGCAGGGGGAGGAGCTGCGCGCCCGCGTGCGGCGGCGGGCGCTCGGTGCCGCCCCGGGCGCGCGCCACCTCTACTCCGACGTCGGGTACATCGCGGCCGGAGACTTTCTCGAACGGGTCTCCGGGCGTCCGCTCGCGGCGCTGTGGGCGGAGGTGGCCGCGGGCATCGGCGCCGCGTCGCTGACCGTGGCCCCGGAGCGGGAGCGCGCGGTCGCCACGGAGACGCAGCCGCACCGCGGGAACGTGCGCGGCGAGGTGCACGACGAGCTCGCCCATGCGCTCGGCCGTCCCGCGGGCCACGCGGGGCTGTTCGGCACGGTGGACGATGTCGCCGCTCTCGCCCGGTTCCTCCGCGACGAGGGCGACGGGCCGCAGAGGAGGGTGCTGTTGCGGGAGTCGTTCCGTGGGATGACGACGCCCTCGGTCCGCGCCGACGCCGGCTACGGCCAGGCGATCGGCCTGCGTGTGCGCGATGCGGCGTGGATGGGCGACCTGGATGCGGTCGGCCACACCGGCTTCACCGGCACGTGTTTCGCGGTCGTCCCGGCCACCGGCGCCTACGGCGTGCTGCTCCTCAACCGCGTGCATCCCACCCGCGAGGACGCCGACGTCGCCGCCGTCCGCCGCACCTTCCTCTCCCCCCTCACCCCCTGA
- a CDS encoding carbohydrate ABC transporter permease, with the protein MSTVLDTRQEPTTEAIVSGRPSASRRRSRRTNDTPFIGRLFANVFLWGYALIAIGPLLLMVNNSLRTQQQIATEPLGLPVPPTFTSFQNAWITASFDTYFLNSITVTVGSVIVTTVVSVLAAYAFARARAKFFRGIEAVFLSGLMLPVHLAILPLFYLLDSLKMTSNVFSLILVYGALGIPFTTFVLTVFFRALPIELEEAARIDGAGPFRTFLQILLPLVRPALATVIVFRFVPVWNDFFYPLILLRDRDSYTLPVGLTRFFGEYSTDWPQLFAGLTIATIPLVVLFLLATKQIINGLTSGMSK; encoded by the coding sequence ATGAGCACCGTCCTCGACACCCGTCAGGAGCCGACTACCGAGGCGATCGTCTCCGGCCGGCCCTCCGCCTCGCGGCGCCGCTCGCGCCGCACGAACGACACCCCGTTCATCGGACGCCTGTTCGCGAACGTGTTCCTGTGGGGCTACGCGCTCATCGCGATCGGCCCGCTGCTGCTCATGGTGAACAACTCGCTGCGCACGCAGCAGCAGATCGCCACCGAGCCGCTCGGCCTGCCCGTGCCCCCGACGTTCACGAGCTTCCAGAACGCGTGGATCACCGCCTCGTTCGACACGTACTTCCTCAACTCGATCACCGTCACGGTCGGCTCGGTCATCGTCACGACGGTCGTGTCGGTGCTCGCCGCCTACGCCTTCGCGCGGGCCAGGGCGAAGTTCTTCCGCGGGATCGAGGCCGTGTTCCTCTCCGGGCTCATGCTGCCGGTGCACCTGGCGATCCTGCCGCTGTTCTACCTGCTCGACTCGCTCAAGATGACGAGCAACGTGTTCAGCCTGATCCTCGTCTACGGCGCCCTCGGCATCCCGTTCACCACGTTCGTGCTCACGGTGTTCTTCCGCGCGCTGCCCATCGAGCTGGAGGAGGCGGCCCGCATCGATGGTGCCGGACCGTTCCGCACGTTCCTGCAGATCCTGCTGCCGCTCGTGCGTCCGGCGCTCGCGACGGTGATCGTCTTCCGGTTCGTGCCCGTCTGGAACGACTTCTTCTACCCGCTGATCCTGCTGCGCGACCGCGACTCGTACACGCTCCCGGTGGGCCTGACCCGGTTCTTCGGGGAGTACTCGACCGACTGGCCGCAGCTGTTCGCCGGGCTCACGATCGCCACCATCCCGCTCGTGGTGCTGTTCCTGCTGGCGACGAAGCAGATCATCAACGGCCTCACCTCCGGCATGAGCAAGTGA